A segment of the Lentimicrobiaceae bacterium genome:
TGAACCGGAACGTATTCTTTTATTATCGGAAAAAGGAATGGGAAATGGCCTTATTGATGATGTAACTGACGTAATTTACATTGATACTGCTGTTTTTGATAAGTCAAAAACCATGGAAATGGTGGCTGAAATTGAAGGGCTGAACAATGATATGCGAAAACATGACCGGAAGTATGTGCTCATTGGTCCGGGCCGCTGGGGCACACGCGACAGATGGATTGGTGTACCGGTAAACTGGCCGCAGATATCTTCGGCAAAGGTAATTGTGGAAACCAGTCTGGAAGGTTATCCGCTTGACGCTTCATCAGGGTCGCACTTTTTTCACAATGTAACTTCGATGAATGTGGGCTATTTTTCTGTGCAGCAGGAAATGTCAGGCTCATTTATCAGATGGGAGGTGCTTGACCGACAGGAACTTATACAGCGAACCACGCATTTCAGGCATGTGAGGTTCAAAAAGCCCTTAAATATTAAAATGGATGGTAAAAAGCGAATTGCAGCCATTACCTGGGATATGGACGTCTGATTTTATGGTGAACGCAAAGTGAGAGAAGCACAAAAATGCGGTGAAGTGTGGAGAAGTGCTGTCAAGGGTTGTTTAAGCCCGGAAGTGGTTGCTCTGCAAGACTGTAAAGTAATGAATGAAAGCTGTTTGATTGTTTGACCAATTGCAGTTTAAATATTTTTTGAAAACTGTTTGTTAATTCAAAAAAAATTACGTCCTTTGCAGACCGAAAAATAAAACTTACTATAAGCGTATAGTCATGTCAAGAATTTGCCAAATCACAGGAAAAGGAATGATAGTAGGAAATAAAGTTTCCCACTCAAACATAAAAACCAAACGCAGGTTTTATCCTAATCTGCAGGTGAAAAGATTTTACATCCCTGAAGAAGATCGTTGGATTACATTGAAAGTTTCCTGCGACGGACTTCGCCATATCAGCAAAAAAGGGATTACAGCAGCTCTGAAGGACGCTCAGGCAAAAGGCTTTATATAGTCTTCAAACGTCGTTTCTTTTAAGTTGGGCTTTAAAGAGTCAAAGCTGTTGCGCTTGCGCAACAGCTTTTTTCGTATTTGCCGGTTCAGTTGGGCTTCCTTTAAAATTGCATGCTATTTACCCGTATATTTGCACATCAGCATGAAAAAAATCAGCCTTCTCATATATGCCATTCTGATGTTTGCAGCCACATTGCCTGCACAGGAGGCTGATTTGGATCTGGTGCAGTTTTCGGGGATGGTTGTCACCGGAGACAGCCTTTATCCGGTTCCTTATGTAAACATCAGAATTAAAAACCTGAACAGAGGCACAACCAGCGATTATTATGGTTTTTTTTCGCTCGTAGCCCGCAAAGGCGATGTTATTCAGTTTTCGGCTATAGGTTTTAAGCAGGGCCAGTTCAAAATTCCTGATACACTGCGCGCAAACAGGTATTCTTTGATACAAATGCTTACCAACGATACAATATTACTGAAAGAAACCGTTATTTACCCATGGCCGACCAAAGAGCAGTTTAAACATGCTTTTGTATGGAATGAAATTCCGGATGACGACCTGACCATTGCTCAAAAAAACCTGGATAAACTGGAGATGCGCGAAAGAGCCAGAGCGATGCCTATGGATGGCAGCATGAATTACCGCAATTATATGCAGCAGGAGGTGGGTAAACTCTATTACAAAGGCCAGATTCAGCCTATGAACATCTTCAATCCATTTGCTTGGGCCGAATTTATTAAAGCCTGGAAAAGAGGCGATTTCAAAAAGAAAAACTGACAAAGTCAACAGCTTTTATGTATAAGAACAATACTACTATTCATCGCTACCTGATTGTATTTCTGTTTGCTGTGTTCAATGTGTCGTTTGCCGGGGCGCAGGAGTTTGGTGAGGTGTTTGGGAAAGTGACAGACATTAAAAATCAACCACTTGGGCTTGTAAATATTGCTGTTTCAGGATTGCCGGGGGGCACCACTACCAAGCCTGACGGAACCTATCATTTAAAAGTGCCGGCAGGCCGCGATCTTAACCTGGTTATCTCTTTTGTGGGCTTTGTAACCGAGAACATAAAAATTAAAATAGCAACAGGCGAAAAAAGAGAAATCAACCGTAAACTTGCCGAGTCTACTACCATGTTGCCTGGTTTTGTTGTGGAAGACCGCCAAATTCGTTCAAGTAACCTCAATAAAATTGATCCTCGTTTGGCAACGATGATTCCCAGCACCTCAGGAGGAATTGAAGCTTTGCTCAAGACTTTGCCGGGCGTGGCCTCCAACAATGAGCTGAGTTCACAGTATTCGGTCAGAGGAGGTAATTATGATGAGAATTTGGTTTATGTCAATGATGTTGAAATTTATAAGCCTTTTCTGGTAAGATCGGGACAGCAGGAAGGCCTGAGTTTCTTAAATTCTGACCTGGTGGCATCTATTCTCTTTTCTGCCGGGGGCTTTGAAGCCAGATATGGCGATAAACTGTCATCGGTGCTGGATATCAGGTATAAAAGGCCCACAAAATCAGCCGGCTCGGTTAGTGCCAGCCTGCTGGGGGCCAGTATGCACCTCGAAGGGGCTTCCAAAGATCAGCGATTTATGTATCTTTTTGGTTTCAGGCAAAAATCCAATCAATACGTACTTAAAAGTCTGGAGACCAAAGGTGATTATAAACCTTCGTTTACTGATTTGCAGGCAATGGTGCTGTTTGAAGCCAATCCGAAGCTGGAGTTCAGTTTTCTGGGAAATTATGCCAGAAACCTATACCGTATCGTCCCTTCAACCCGGGAAACAAGCTTTGGTACCGTTAATGAAGCACTACAGCTGAAGGTTTACTTTGACGGGAATGAAGAGGACAGGTTTATTAATTATATGGGCGCGTTTACAACCAATTTTAAACCAACGCAAAACCTTTCGCTGAAACTTATTGTCTCTTCTTTTCAGTCGGTGGAGAGCGAAACCTATGATATTTTGGGGCAGTACTGGATTGGACAGCTTGAAACAGACCAGGGAAGCGATGCTTTTGGTGAGGCTTTGGAGACCAAAGGTGTTGGTTCTTATCTGAATCATGCCCGTAATTACCTGGATGCAACGGTTAGCAGTTTCGAACACAGAGGTACCCGAACAGGCGATAATGCTACCACTCTATGGGGCATTAAGTTTCAGCATGAGCTGATAAATGATCATTTGAATGAGTGGAGTTTAAATGATTCGGCTGGTTTTACCCTGCCCAGAAAACCAGATGCGCTGGGGATGGCTGGTAATCAGAATAATCTTACGTTGCAGGACTTTGTTAAAACGAACATTGAGTTGAACTCAAACAGGTTCTCCGGGTTTCTGCAGCAATCATGGGATCCTGAAAGTGATGCCGGCAAATGGGGATTTACACTGGGTGCCCGCTGGAATTACTGGGACTTGAATCATGAGTTTCTTTTCAGCCCGCGGGGAAGCCTTTCCTATAAACCTGTGTGGGAAACCGATATTCTATTTCGTTTTTCGGCCGGATTGTATTACCAGCCGCCATTTTACCGGGAGTTGCGAAATAAAAAGGGTGAAATTAACCGTGACCTGAAAGCGCAATCGTCTGTTCATTTTGTGGCAGGTTCTGATTTGAATTTTAAAGCATGGGGACGTCCTTTTAAATTTGTGGCTGAAGCATATTACAAATTCCTCGACCATCTGGTGCCTTATGATGTGGATAATGTGCGCATCAGGTATTATGCCACCAACAATGCCAAAGGCTATGCAACCGGTGTTGACATGAAAGTTAACGGTGAGTTTGTAAAAGGTGTTGAATCCTGGGCCAGCCTCTCCTTTATGCGTACACGCGAAGATATTGACGGAGATACTTACACCGATTATTATAACGACGAAGGTGAACGGATTATTCCGGGTTATACTACCAATAATGTGGTGGTTGATTCAATCGTTTCTGAGCCTGGCTTTATGGCCCGGCCTACTGACCAACGGCTTACATTCGGACTCTTTTTCCAGGATTATCTGCCTAAAAACCCCACCTATAAAATGCATCTGAACCTGCTGTTTGGCACTGGTTTACCATATAGTCCGCCAGGTGCTGTCCGATCGCGTAATGCAAACCGAATGCCATCGTTCAGGCGGGTGGATATAGGTTTCTCAAAACAAATTATGGGTGACAGATATGGAACCGGTGAGAGAAATGGTCTGCTCCGCCATATTGACAATATCTGGATAAGCCTCGAAGTGCTGAATTTGCTGCAGGTGAACAATACCATTTCCTACACATGGGTTAAAGATGTGAATAACCGGCAATATGGCGTACCTAACTATCTTACGCCAAGGCAGTTAAATCTGAGGGTTTCCATCGAGTTTTAATTGTTGCAGTGGGTTTTTGTGCGCTGATTTTTTTTGAACTCCGGCTGTTTTAATGTCTTGGTGATAGCCGTTCAGTGTTCCGGTTTTATTTTAACATTCCAACTGCAGTTTTTATCAGCAGGATAAACAAATCCGGTTGTTGCGTGTTATTTATATCAAATCTAAATAACAAACACTTTTAAAACCGGAGGATATAGCATGAATTTCGAATTCCCTTCATTACCTTATGCTTACGATGCATTGGAACCACATATTGACAGAATGACGATGGAAATCCATTACACCAAACATCACAGAGCATACTTTGATAAATTTGTTGCAGCAATTCAGGGTACCGATCTTGAATCACAAACCATAGAAGAAATATTTAGTAAAATAAGCCAGGCTCCTGCTGCTGTGCGCAATAACGGTGGCGGATATTACAATCACCAGCTTTTCTGGGAAATTCTTTCTCCTAAAGGAGGAGGTGTGCCCACAGGCAAACTGGCCGAGGCTATTCAACAGAAATTTGGTTCGTTTGAAGAGTTTAAAGCTAAGTTTAACGATGCCGCAGCCAACCGTTTTGGCAGTGGATGGGCCTGGCTGAGTGTTAAACCTGATAAGAGCCTGTGTGTATGTTCTTCTCCCAATCAGGATAATCCTCTTATGGATGTGCATGATTGTCAGGGAAAACCGATTCTAGGACTTGATGTGTGGGAGCATGCCTATTATCTGAAGTATCAGAACAGGCGTCCTGACTACATCCAGGCATTCTGGAATCTGGTAAACTGGGAAAAAGTCAGCGAAAATTACGAAAAAGCAATGCGCTAATCCTTGTTGGAGTGTTGCTCATACAAACCTTTTTTCGGCCGGCTTGTTTAATACAGGTCGGCTTATTTATTTTAAAACGAAAATCAAAAATCAAATGAAATCAAAACTTATGTTGTTGATGTCTGGCTTGTTCATGGCTTCAACCATTACCTTTGCACAGGTTCAACCAACTTTAAAACCTGTGAAGAAGAAGGCAGATGCTTCCAAGCAATCGAACGTAACCGAATCGGAGCCTGCCAAAAAAATGCCCATTCCGGTGAAGACCATAGTATCGAAACCCGAAGTCTTGTCAAAAAAGTGGGTAGCACCAGCCAGTGAGCTGACTTTTGACGCCCTGCCATATGCATTTAATGCCCTGGAACCGGTCATTGATCAGCTAACGGTCGAGATTCATTATGACAGGCATCATCGGGCATATTACAACAATTTCATGAAGGCCATTAAAGAAACGAAGGCAGCGAATATGCCTGTTTCGGCCATTTTTGCGAATATTTCTTCATTTTCCGAGGCCATCAGAAATAATGGTGGTGGTTATTTTAATCATGTGCTGTATTGGGAAAATCTCTCTCCTGATGGAGGAGGAGAGCCTTCAGGAGCATTGGCTTCAGCCATTAGCAAAACCTTTGGAAGTTTTGCCGGATTTGTTAAGCAGTTTGAAGATGCTGGTAAAACCCGCTTTGGCTCGGGTTGGGCCTGGCTTTCTGTTGACCCGTCAAATGGTGAGCTTTTTATCAGCTCTACCCCCAATCAGGATAATCCGTTAATGAACACGGTTGAACGGCAGGGTACGCCTATTCTTGCACTTGATGTTTGGGAACATGCCTATTACCTGAACTATCAGAACAAAAGGGCAGATTATATATCTGCTTTCTGGAAACTGGTCAACTGGAAAGAGGTTGAAAACAGATATACTGCCTGTGAGGTTGCTTCAAAAGCAATGAAGAAATAAACCTAACAATCAATAAAAAGAAAAAGACTACCTGACAGGTAGTCTTTTTCTTTATCATCAAATGGCTGATAATTACAGCTTGCGTTTAATTTCAACTTCTTCGTATCCTTCAATAATATCTTTTTCTTTAATATCATTGAAGTTGTCGATGTTCAATCCGCATTCATAGCCTGCAGAAACTTCCTTCACATCGTCTTTAAAGCGTTTGAGAGAGCCCAGATGTCCGGTATAAACAACAATACCATCGCGGATAATTCTGATTTTGGTATTGCGGTGGATTTTACCGTCAAGTACCATACAACCGGCCACTGTACCAATCTTGGTAATTTTGAATACTTCACGTACTTCAATATTGCAGACAATTTTCTCTTCAATATCCGGTGAAAGCATACCTTCGATAGCAGCTTTTATTTCGTTAATGGCCGTGTAGATAATAGAGTAAGTACGGATATCAATCTGTTCCTGTTCAGCCAGTTTGCGGGCGCCCTGTGAAGGACGAACCTGGAATCCGATGATGATGGCATTGGATGCAGAAGCAAGCAATACATCGCTTTCGGTAACGGCTCCTACAGATTTATGAATAATGTTAACCTGTACTTCCTGTGTTGAGAGTTTGAGTAATGAATCGGAGAGGGCCTCAACAGAACCGTCAACATCACCTTTTACAATAATATTGAGTTCTTTAAAGTCGCCAATGGCAATACGGCGGCCGATTTCATCGAGGGTAATATGTTTTTGAGTACGAATACCCTGTTCGCGTTGCAGTTGCTGACGTTTGGCCACAATACTCTTGGCTTCACGTTCATCGTGCATAACTTTAAAGGTGTCGCCAGCCTGAGGTGCTGCATTCAGTCCCAGCAGCAGGAGTGGTGTACTTGGGCCAGCCTCTTTAATGGGCTGGTTGCGCTCGTTGTACATCGCTTTCACCTTACCAATAGTAGTACCTGCGAGCACCATATCGCCTTGTTTTAAGGTACCGGTTTGCACCAGAATTTTGGCAACATAACCTCTGCCTTTGTCAAGGGATGATTCAAGGATTGTACCGCTGGCCAATTTATTTGGATTGGCTTTCAGTTCAAGCATTTCGGCTTCTAACAGCACTTTCTCAAGGAGCAGGTCAAGGTTTACACCCTTTTTGGCTGAAATTTCCTGACTCTGATATTTTCCGCCCCAGTCTTCAACCAGAATATTGCGTTTTGAAAGCTCTTCCCTGATTTTATCTGGATTGGCATTGGGTTTATCAATTTTATTGATGGCAAAAACAATGGGCACACCTGCAGCCTGGGCGTGATTGATGGCTTCAACCGTTTGAGGCATGACG
Coding sequences within it:
- a CDS encoding superoxide dismutase produces the protein MPIPVKTIVSKPEVLSKKWVAPASELTFDALPYAFNALEPVIDQLTVEIHYDRHHRAYYNNFMKAIKETKAANMPVSAIFANISSFSEAIRNNGGGYFNHVLYWENLSPDGGGEPSGALASAISKTFGSFAGFVKQFEDAGKTRFGSGWAWLSVDPSNGELFISSTPNQDNPLMNTVERQGTPILALDVWEHAYYLNYQNKRADYISAFWKLVNWKEVENRYTACEVASKAMKK
- a CDS encoding carboxypeptidase-like regulatory domain-containing protein, whose protein sequence is MYKNNTTIHRYLIVFLFAVFNVSFAGAQEFGEVFGKVTDIKNQPLGLVNIAVSGLPGGTTTKPDGTYHLKVPAGRDLNLVISFVGFVTENIKIKIATGEKREINRKLAESTTMLPGFVVEDRQIRSSNLNKIDPRLATMIPSTSGGIEALLKTLPGVASNNELSSQYSVRGGNYDENLVYVNDVEIYKPFLVRSGQQEGLSFLNSDLVASILFSAGGFEARYGDKLSSVLDIRYKRPTKSAGSVSASLLGASMHLEGASKDQRFMYLFGFRQKSNQYVLKSLETKGDYKPSFTDLQAMVLFEANPKLEFSFLGNYARNLYRIVPSTRETSFGTVNEALQLKVYFDGNEEDRFINYMGAFTTNFKPTQNLSLKLIVSSFQSVESETYDILGQYWIGQLETDQGSDAFGEALETKGVGSYLNHARNYLDATVSSFEHRGTRTGDNATTLWGIKFQHELINDHLNEWSLNDSAGFTLPRKPDALGMAGNQNNLTLQDFVKTNIELNSNRFSGFLQQSWDPESDAGKWGFTLGARWNYWDLNHEFLFSPRGSLSYKPVWETDILFRFSAGLYYQPPFYRELRNKKGEINRDLKAQSSVHFVAGSDLNFKAWGRPFKFVAEAYYKFLDHLVPYDVDNVRIRYYATNNAKGYATGVDMKVNGEFVKGVESWASLSFMRTREDIDGDTYTDYYNDEGERIIPGYTTNNVVVDSIVSEPGFMARPTDQRLTFGLFFQDYLPKNPTYKMHLNLLFGTGLPYSPPGAVRSRNANRMPSFRRVDIGFSKQIMGDRYGTGERNGLLRHIDNIWISLEVLNLLQVNNTISYTWVKDVNNRQYGVPNYLTPRQLNLRVSIEF
- a CDS encoding carboxypeptidase-like regulatory domain-containing protein; this translates as MKKISLLIYAILMFAATLPAQEADLDLVQFSGMVVTGDSLYPVPYVNIRIKNLNRGTTSDYYGFFSLVARKGDVIQFSAIGFKQGQFKIPDTLRANRYSLIQMLTNDTILLKETVIYPWPTKEQFKHAFVWNEIPDDDLTIAQKNLDKLEMRERARAMPMDGSMNYRNYMQQEVGKLYYKGQIQPMNIFNPFAWAEFIKAWKRGDFKKKN
- a CDS encoding 50S ribosomal protein L28, coding for MSRICQITGKGMIVGNKVSHSNIKTKRRFYPNLQVKRFYIPEEDRWITLKVSCDGLRHISKKGITAALKDAQAKGFI
- a CDS encoding superoxide dismutase, whose product is MNFEFPSLPYAYDALEPHIDRMTMEIHYTKHHRAYFDKFVAAIQGTDLESQTIEEIFSKISQAPAAVRNNGGGYYNHQLFWEILSPKGGGVPTGKLAEAIQQKFGSFEEFKAKFNDAAANRFGSGWAWLSVKPDKSLCVCSSPNQDNPLMDVHDCQGKPILGLDVWEHAYYLKYQNRRPDYIQAFWNLVNWEKVSENYEKAMR